Genomic segment of Gemmatimonadota bacterium:
CTTCCTCCAACTGGCTCAGTACGACCCCGACGTAGCGGTCCATCTCCACGACATTGGAGTACATCCGGCGGATGTCCTTGATGACCGGCGGCGTATCCGGCAGGTAGGGGGGCACGGGGACCTGGAGGTCCGAGGGAATATACAACTCCTTCTCCACGCCCGGAGGGAAGGGTATCCACACCAGCTCCTGGTTTCTGTCCGGCGGAAACACGTCCCGGCCGTAGCGGAGGTTCCATGTCGTCGCGGGGTTCCAGATCTGGCCCTCGTGCGTCACGCCGAAGTTGAATACCGAGAAGAACGGCTTGCCTTCGGGCCGGTTGCGCCAATGGGCGAACAGGCTGGTCTCGTCCCACGCCATCATCGACGGGTGAAACTGGTAGTCCTCCTTGGAATTGTTGCTTGTGTAATAGCCGTGCTCGCGCATGATCTCGCTGACCATTCTGACGTGGGGCGGCGGAACGACCTCGTAGTCGATAATGCCCATTTCCCTGGCTTCCGGCTGCTGGTAAGTGGTACGCATGTGATGCGCGCCGATGCTGGTGGGATACATGCCCGTGGCCAGCGCGGCCCGGCTGGGGGAGCAGACCCCGGAAACCGAGAACACGTTGGTGTATCGGACTCCCTCGGCCGCTAGCCGGTCGAGGTTGGGCGTCGAAACGGTCGGGTCCCCGAACGAGGCGAGGTAGGGGCTCATGTCCTCGGCGACGAGCCAGAGGATGTTGGGGCGGTCGGGGACATCCGGGGATTGACCCCAGGCGGGGTCCAGGGCGAGCAAGGCTATGAAAACCGACAGGATCACGACAAGAGGAACCTGCATGACAAACCGTCCAGCCCGTACATATTGTCGTTCACCCATGATAAGTACCCGTAATTCCTATCCGCGAGCGCTGTATGCGGATCAGTGTACGTCCGATCCTCTGACATTTC
This window contains:
- a CDS encoding sulfatase-like hydrolase/transferase; the protein is MQVPLVVILSVFIALLALDPAWGQSPDVPDRPNILWLVAEDMSPYLASFGDPTVSTPNLDRLAAEGVRYTNVFSVSGVCSPSRAALATGMYPTSIGAHHMRTTYQQPEAREMGIIDYEVVPPPHVRMVSEIMREHGYYTSNNSKEDYQFHPSMMAWDETSLFAHWRNRPEGKPFFSVFNFGVTHEGQIWNPATTWNLRYGRDVFPPDRNQELVWIPFPPGVEKELYIPSDLQVPVPPYLPDTPPVIKDIRRMYSNVVEMDRYVGVVLSQLEE